A region from the Rhodamnia argentea isolate NSW1041297 chromosome 7, ASM2092103v1, whole genome shotgun sequence genome encodes:
- the LOC115731475 gene encoding dCTP pyrophosphatase 1, giving the protein MVKEGDQSVTLGLLKQKMADFARERNWDQFHSPRNLLLALVGEVGELSEIFQWKGEVPKGLPDWKEEERVHLGEELSDVLLYLVQLSDACGIDLGRAALRKVELNALKYPVSLSKLASTKNQEVITAKTLVDNGDATGAVVAESG; this is encoded by the exons atggtcaAAGAGGGAGATCAGAGCGTGACCCTCGGTCTTCTGAAGCAGAAGATGGCCGACTTCGCCAGGGAGAGAAACTGGGATCAGTTTCACAGCCCCAGAAACCTCCTCTTGGCTCTG GTGGGTGAAGTCGGAGAGCTGTCGGAGATATTCCAGTGGAAAGGGGAGGTTCCTAAGGGACTTCCGGATTGGAAAGAGGAGGAGCGGGTGCACTTGGGCGAGGAGCTCTCGGACGTGCTGCTCTACCTGGTTCAGCTCTCCGATGCCTGCGGCATCGACTTGGGCCGAGCCGCCCTCCGCAAGGTCGAGCTCAACGCCCTCAAGTACcccgtctctctctccaaaCTGGCCTCCACCAAGAATCAAGAAGTCATCACCGCCAAAACCCTCGTCGACAATGGTGATGCTACTGGCGCTGTTGTGGCTGAGAGTGGTTGA